One window of the Triticum dicoccoides isolate Atlit2015 ecotype Zavitan chromosome 3B, WEW_v2.0, whole genome shotgun sequence genome contains the following:
- the LOC119275098 gene encoding uncharacterized protein LOC119275098: MDNPLPQPRRRRPVVLIASCALILLATALLPRAPAVPPLTPAIRLDPRVARRSGNEVLWQLPPGPPRAAVFVAPGCTIRATDFFDASPGCPRCAGLPEERRFTREALRRGYAVLAVSSRAECWSLDAASGDGSELAAVGSIIEWWVKEQHPELGRLPLVGIGASSGGYFVSALAARVRFSSVAIMIAEGVFAAMEEIPLGYPPALFVHMPRDAKRAHMVASSIDKLKSKHVDVREIQCDAFAVSADFLAARIPGLTPTVADGLVDVLRQKSFLDEKGFLKKDGRRTPWQEAAEEAKILPEGFRLERHVTEELNIAYAYHEFTSLENEEIFKWFDSHMDHKI; this comes from the coding sequence ATGGACAACCCCCTCCCGCAGCCGCGCAGGCGCAGGCCCGTCGTCCTGATCGCCTCCTGCGCGCTGATCCTCCTCGCCACCGCCCTCCTCCCGCGCGCTCCCGCCGTCCCGCCGCTGACCCCGGCCATCCGCCTCGACCCGCGGGTCGCACGCAGGAGCGGCAACGAGGTGCTGTGGCAGCTGCCGCCAGGCCCGCCGCGCGCCGCCGTGTTCGTCGCCCCCGGATGCACCATCCGCGCCACCGACTTCTTCGACGCCTCCCCCGGCTGCCCGCGCTGCGCGGGGCTCCCCGAGGAGCGCCGGTTCACGCGCGAGGCGCTCCGCCGAGGCTACGCTGTCCTCGCTGTGTCCAGCCGCGCCGAGTGCTGGTCCCTCGACGCCGCCTCCGGCGACGGCagtgagctcgccgccgtcggttCCATCATCGAATGGTGGGTCAAGGAGCAGCACCCCGAGCTCGGCCGCCTCCCGCTCGTCGGCATCGGCGCGTCGTCGGGCGGGTACTTCGTCTCCGCGCTGGCGGCGAGGGTCAGGTTCAGCAGCGTGGCCATCATGATCGCCGAGGGCGTGTTTGCCGCCATGGAGGAAATCCCGCTCGGCTACCCGCCGGCGCTGTTCGTGCACATGCCCAGGGACGCCAAGAGGGCGCACATGGTGGCGTCAAGCATAGACAAGCTCAAGTCAAAGCACGTTGATGTACGGGAGATCCAGTGCGATGCCTTTGCCGTGAGTGCCGACTTCTTGGCGGCGAGGATCCCGGGGTTGACTCCGACCGTCGCCGATGGCCTTGTGGACGTGCTTCGCCAGAAGTCGTTCTTGGATGAGAAGGGTTTTCTGAAGAAGGATGGGAGGAGAACACCGTggcaggaggcggcggaggaagCCAAGATCTTGCCGGAGGGGTTCCGGCTGGAGAGGCATGTCACGGAGGAGTTGAATATTGCATATGCATACCATGAATTTACCAGCCTGGAGAATGAAGAGATCTTCAAATGGTTCGATTCCCATATGGATCACAAGATTTGA